ACTAACTAATAGTGATGGTGAAACTTTGTTCTCGGGCTAAAAGCTCTCGTAAAGAGGTAGTTTGGTGCTTGACTCTGTTGCCCTACCGCTTCCCACAGGTATGGTCGGAACGATCGAGGGGGCGAAGTCCGTCCCGGAGATTGAGGACTTCGCGAGAGGAATGGGCGTCGTCCTTAAGACCAGTAAGAGGAGTCGCAAGTGGCGCAGGGCACCGTCAAATGGTTCAACGCGGACAAGGGCTACGGCTTCATCGCGGTAGACGGTGGTAAGGATGTGTTCGTCCATTACTCCGCGATCATGATGGATGGCTATCGTGCCCTCGAGCAGGGCCAGCGGGTCGAGTTCGAGATCACCCAGGGTCAGAAGGGTCCCCAGGCGGAGTCCGTCCGGGCGGTCTGACGTAGCCGCTTCGTGAATTCGCAGGGAAGAGCCGGTGGATCCCGCGGCATCGCAGTTCGCTGGATCCTCACCGCCTAGGCCCGGCTTGCCCCCCAACCGGCGAGCCGGGCCTTCGCGTCGTACGGGGTGCGCCGAGGTCGTGCGGGATACCGGGATATGTGGTCATGAGGTGCGCCGAGGTCGTGCGGGGCCACACGGTCGTACGAAGTCCACAGGGGTCGTGCGGGGCACGTGGAGGCGGGTGCGGGACACGCCCGGCGCGGCACGGGACACGGGACCACGGGGACGCGGAGACGCCACCGGCCATGCGCCGACGATGACGTGCCGCGTACGCCGACATGACGCGGGATCTACGCCGGTGTGACGCGGAGCTGAAGTCCCCTCCACGCGCGGCCCAGGTCAGCGGATCGCGGCTTGCACTCGTCGGGGTAGAGTGCTAAACAGATTGTTGGCACTCACGCATAGAGAGTGCCAATCCTGGATCGAGGCGATGGGGCCCGCCGAACGGAGTCGTGGGCCCACATGCCGTCGCGGGCGTCGGCTCGGTCCGGTGTAAGCCACCCTGTCTCTGGGAGGTCTAGCCGTATGGCAGCCAAGATGATCGCGTTTAACGAGGACGCCAGGCGCGGTCTCGAGCGTGGCATGAACCAGCTCGCGGACGCCGTCAAGGTGACCCTCGGCCCCAAGGGCCGTAACGTCGTTCTGGAGAAGAAGTGGGGCGCCCCCACGATCACCAACGACGGTGTCTCCATCGCCAAGGAGATCGAGCTCGAGGACCCGTGGGAGAAGATCGGGGCCGAGCTCGTCAAGGAGGTCGCCAAGAAGACCGACGACGTCGCGGGTGACGGCACCACCACCGCCACCGTGCTCGCTCAGGCTCTCGTACGCGAGGGCCTTCGCAACGTCGCCGCCGGCGCCAACCCGATGTCCCTGAAGAAGGGCATCGAGGCCGCCGTCGAGCGCGTGTCGGAGGAGCTGTCCAAGCTCGCCAAGGACGTGGAGACGAAGGCGCAGATCGCCTCCACCGCATCCATCTCCGCGGGCGACCCGCAGATCGGCGAGATGATCGCCGAGGCGATGGACAAGGTCGGCAAGGAAGGCGTCATCACCGTCGAGGAGAGCAACACCTTCGGTCTTGAGCTTGAGCTCACCGAGGGCATGCGCTTCGACAAGGGCCTCATCTCGATGTACTTCGTCACCGACCCGGAGCGTATGGAGGCCGTCCTCGACGACCCGTACATCCTGGTCGTCAACTCCAAGGTGGCCGCCAACAAGGACCTGCTCCCGGTCCTCGACAAGGTCGTGCAGGCCGGCAAGCCGCTGCTGATCATCGCCGAGGACGTCGAGGGCGAGGCCCTGGCCACCCTGGTCGTCAACAAGATCCGTGGCCTGTTCCGCTCGGTCGCGGTCAAGGCGCCGGGCTTCGGTGACCGCCGCAAGGCGATGCTGGGCGACATCGGCATCCTGACCGGTGCCCAGGTCATCAGCGAGGACCTCGGTCTGAAGCTGGAGTCGACCGGCCTGGACCAGCTCGGCCGGGCCCGCCAGGTCATCGTCACCAAGGACGAGACCACCATCGTCGACGGTGCCGGTGACCCCGAGCAGATCGCCGGCCGGGTCAACCAGATCCGCGCCGAGATCGAGAACACCGACTCCGACTACGACCGCGAGAAGCTCCAGGAGCGTCTGGCCAAGCTGGCCGGCGGCGTGGCCGTCATCAAGGCCGGCGCGGCGACCGAGGTCGAGCTCAAGGAGCGCAAGCACCGCATCGAGGACGCCGTTCGCAACGCGAAGGCGGCCGTCGAGGAGGGCATCGTCCCCGGCGGCGGCGTGGCGCTGCTGCAGGCCGGCGCCAAGGCGTTCGACAAGCTGGAGCTCTTCGGCGACGAGGCCACCGGTGCCGCGATCGTCAGGAAGGCTCTGGAGGAGCCGCTGAAGCAGATCGCCGTGAACGCCGGCCTCGAGGGCGGCGTCGTCGTGGAGAAGGTGCGCAACCTTCCCCCGGGTGAGGGCCTCAACGCCGCCACCGGCGAGTACGTCAACCTGTTCGAGACGGGCATCATCGACCCGGCCAAGGTGACGCGTTCGGCGCTGCAGAACGCGGCGTCCATCGCGGCGCTGTTCCTCACCACCGAGGCCGTCATCGCCGAGAAGCCCGAGAAGGCCGGAGCCGCCCCCGCCATGCCCGGCGGCGGCGACATGGACTTCTAAGTCCACGCGCTTTCGAAAAAGAGGCGACCCCGAAGTGCCGGGGCCGCCTCTTTTTGTCTTTCCGTCCTCCGTCGCCCGGCGCGGTGGCCCGTACGCGGCCCCGAGGTCAGCCGAGCTGTGCGGGGAGCGGCCTGGAGTGCAGGACGGTCAGGGAGGTGACCGCGCGGGTCAGGACCACGTAGAGGCGGGCCAGGCCCCGGGGTTCCGCGTCGACGATGTCGGCGGGTTCGGCCACGATCACGTGGTCGTACTCCAGGCCCTTGGCCAGGGACGCCGGGATGACCAGGAGGCGGTGGTCGTCGACCGTGTCGGGGCCCAGCACCCGGTGCTCCAGGTGGGACAGGGCCTCGGACACGGCACCCACCGAGGCGTCGGGGACGATGACGCCGATCGACCCCTCGCGGGCGAGCGCCTCATCGGCGGCGCGGGCCAGCGACGCGGCCAGGTCGGGCGCCGGGCGCACCGACAGGGAGCCCGCGCCGGGTCGCAGCGACCGGGGGGCGGCCAGGTCCGGGGCGACGAAGGGCAGCAGCCTGGCCGCGTAGTCGAGGACCTCGCGGGGCACGCGGAAGCCGAGGGTCAGCTCGGTGACCGCACCGTCCTCGAAGCCGAGATGGGTCAGGACCTCCGTCCAGGAGCGGGCGGACCAGGGCGTGGTGCCCTGCGCGAGGTCGCCCAGCACGGTGGCCGAGCCGGTGCGGCAGCGCCGCCCCAGGGCCCGCAGCTGCATGGCCGACAGGTCCTGGGCCTCGTCCACGACCAGGTGGCCCAGCGGGACGGTCCGCTCGATCATGTCGGCCAGCTCGTCCATCAGCGCGCCGTCGGCCGCCGACCACTTGGCCGAGCGGAAGGACTTGGCGGGCTTCGCCCACAGCAGCAGCGACTGCTCCTCGGCCGTGAGGTCGTCCTTGGCGGCGGCGGCGAGGAAGGCGGGGTCGCTGAACAGCCGATGAAGCACCTGCTGCGGGGTGAGCTTGGGCCAGACCAGGTCCACCAGCTGCCTGACCGGCTTGGACCTGGCCACCGCGTCCTGCACCCGGTCGTCGGGCGACTCGCCGCGCTGCTCCATCCGGACGAGCACCAGGTGGGCGAGGCGCTGGGCGAGCGTGGCGCGCCCCGGGCCGTAGCGGGTGGTGCCGCGCAGCGCGGCGACGATCTCGCGGACCTCGTGGTCGGCCACCCGGTAGCGGTTGATCCCCTTGGTGAACAGCACGCCCTCGGTGGGCTTGACGACGTGCATCCACAGGGCTCGCCCGAGCACGGGGACGATCCTCGCGTCACCCTTGACGGTGCTGACGGCGGGGTCCTCCGGGGTGGAGTGGTCGCCGAGGATCCCGGCCGCCGTGGTCTGGTCGACCTTGACCTCGCCCAGGGCGGGGAGCACGGAGGAGATGTAGGAGAGGAACGCCCGGTTCGGGCCGACGATCATCACGCCCGACCTGGCGAGCCGCTCGCGGTGGGTGAAGAGCAGGTAGGCGGCCCGGTGCAGGCCGACGGCGGTCTTCCCGGTGCCGGGGGCGCCCTGGACGCACACCGTCCGCCCCAGGTCCGAGCGGACGATCTCGTCCTGGTCGGGCTGGATCGTCGCGACGATGTCGCGCATCGGTCCCGAGCGCGGTCGCTCGATCTCCTCGGTCAGGATCCTGCTCTGGGCGAGGGCGGCGCCGCCCTGGTCGAGGCGCTCGTCCTCGTAGGCGGTGAGGTCACCGCCCCGGTAGCCGAACCTGCGGCGCAGGGCGACGCGCATCGGGTCGGACGGGCTGGCCTGGTAGAAGGCCCGCGAGACCGGGGCCCGCCAGTCGATGACCAGGGGGCGGCTGCTGTCGTCGTGGACGTGCCTGCGCCCGACGTAGACCGTACCGGGAAGGTCGTCTCCCGCCTGGCGGTCGAGGCGGCCGAAGAACAGGGGGGTGCCGGAGTGGTCGGCGAGCGCCTCGACGCGCTGGTCCAGCAGCGCCTGCAGGATCTGCTGGGAGACCCAGTCCCCGGCGGCGTCGGAGGAGAGGGAGCGGGCGTGCTCGCGCATCGCGCGGAGCGCCGCCCTGGAGGTGGCCAGGTGCTCGCGCTCGGCGGCGAGGATCCGGGCGGGGTCGTCGGTTATGTCAGGGGCCAATTGATGTGCGGGCACGCTGAAGCGCCTCCCATTCGATAAACGGAGGTGGTGGTCGTCGGGCAGCGAATCGACCAGCCTAGCGGTGCTCCTCCCGCGCCTCAAAAGGATTAACGGCGGAGTGGGACGCGGCGGTCGCGGGTATCCCAACGATCGTGCGGATCTCTCCGGTCATCCCGGTCGTCGCCAATCTTCTGCTGGCCGCGCTCTGGGGGCTTTCGGTGTTCGCGGGCTGGGGGTTCGAGGCCTTCTGCTCCGATTTCGGCTGCGCGGACAGGCTGGACGGGGTGGTCCGGTTGTCGTCCCTGTTCGCGGCCGTCGCGGCCTGCTGTACGGTGGCCGCTCTGCTGACGCCGGTGACGCGCGGCGACAAAAATCGTTTTACCGTTCTGCTGGCCGCCGGGGTGGCCGCCTGGGTGATCGCGGAGGGCATTCTCTTCGCCGGCGGCCTGATCGTTCGGTAATCACCCTGACACCCTCCGTAATTCTCCGTCGAAATGGCGAAAAAGCGAGGCGAACATGGTGACTCCCACAGATCATGGGGGTATGTCGCCAGTGGCCTCTAGGCCTAGCGAGGGGGTGGTTTGTTTGTCGAAAGCCCGCGGGATTTCGTGGACCTGACACAAATTGACGACGTGTTCGCCATGTGGGGTCATTCTCCGGCGAGCACGTCGTCCGCGTCGATGATCTGATACGCGTACCCCTGCTCGGCCAGGAAGCGCTGCCGGTGGGCGGCGAAATCCTGGTCCACGGTGTCACGGCTGACCACCGAGTAGAACCGTGCCCCGCCCCCGTCCGCCTTCGGCCGCAGCACCCGGCCCAGCCGCTGCGCCTCCTCCTGCCGGGACCCGAAGGTGCCCGACACCTGGATGGCCACCGCCGCCTCCGGCAGGTCGATGGAGAAGTTGGCGACCTTGGAGACGACCAGGACCTGGATCTCCTTGTCGCGGAACGCCTGGAAGAGCCGCTCCCGCTCCTTGATCTTCGTCTCTCCCTTGATCACCGGTGCGTTCAGGTGCTCGCCGAGCTCGTCGAGCTGGTCGATGTACTGCCCGATGACCAGCACCTGCTCGTCCAGGTGCCGCCGGACCAGCGCCTCGGTCACCCGTGTCTTGGACGGCGTGGTCGCGCAGAACCGGTAGCGCTCCTCGGACTCGGCCATCGCGTAGGCCAGCCGCTCCTCGTCGGTCAGCGTCACCCGCACCTCGACGCAGTCGGCCGGGGCGATCCAGCCCTGGTTCTCCATCTCCTTCCACGGCGCGTCGTACCGCTTGGGGCCGATCAGGGAGAACACGTCGCCCTCCCTGCCGTCCTCGCGCACGAGCGTCGCGGTCAGGCCCACCCGCCGCCTGGCCTGCAGGTCGGCGGTCATCCGGAAGATCGGCGCGGGCAGCAGGTGCACCTCGTCGTAGACGACCAGGCCCCAGTCGCGGGCGTCGAACAGCTCCAGGTGCCGGTAGACGCCCTGCCTGCGGGTCGTCATCACCTGGTACGTGGCGATGGTGACGGGCCGGATCTCCTTCTTCGTGCCGGTGTACTCGCCGATCTCGTCCTCGGTCAGCGAGGTCCGCTTGAGCAGCTCCTGCTTCCACTGGTGTGCGGAGACCGTGTTGGTCACCAGGATCAGCGTCGTCGCCTTGGCCTGCGCCATCGCCGCCGCGCCCACGATCGTCTTGCCCGCCCCGCAGGGGAGCACGACCACGCCGGAGCCGCCGTGCCAGAACGCCTCGGCGGCCTCCCGCTGGTAGGTGCGCAGCTCCCAGCCGTCCTCGGTGAGCGCGATCGGGTGGTGCTCGCCGTCGACGTATCCGGCCAGGTCCTCGGCGGGCCAGCCCAGCTTGAGCAGGTGCTGCTTGATGTTGCCGCGCTCGCTCGGGTGCACCGCCACGCCGTCGTCGCCCAGGCGCTCGCCCAGCAGCGGCTGGATCTTCTTGGCGCGCAGGACCTCTTCCAGCACGGCCTTGTCGGTGCTGGTCAGGGCGAGGCCGTGGACGGGGTGCTTCTCCAGGCGGAGCCTGCCGTAGCGCGACATCGTCTCGGCGACGTCGACCAGCAGCGCGTGCGGCACGGGGTAGCGGCTGTGGGCGATCAGCGCGTCGATCACCTGCTCGGCGTCGTGCCCGGCCGCCCGCGCGTTCCACAGCGCCAGGGGGGTGATCCGGTAGGTGTGCACGTGCTCGGGGGCACGCTCCAGCTCCGCGAACGGGGCGATCGCCTTGCGGCACTCCCCGGCCCGCTCGTGATCGACCTCAAGGAGCAGGGTTTTGTCCGATTGGACGATCAATGGTCCGTCAGTCACAGACTTCTCCCTTGGTTACCGCAGGTTACGGCAGATCAGCTCATGGTCGCACTCGTGGACGCCCGCCGGATCGTCCCGCGTCCCGCGCTCCCTGTGTGCAACAGGCGGAAACGTCAGGGCAGTCCCGCCCGGCCCTCCGGATCTCATGCGTCCCTCCGCCCGTCCGCCGGATGTCCGGTCATCGCCTGCCCGTCGCTCGCGCGCACAATCCGGCAGGCGGTCCCCGGCATGGTCAGCCGGAACCGAAGGCGCCGTTGAGGCCGGCGACGATGAAGAAGGTCACGCCCAGGACGAGCAGCACGAAGTTGACGGCGATGCTGATCCAGGTCCACCTGAGCAGGTTCCTCGCGCCTTGCGGGTCGGTGTCGACCCTGCCCAGCGCGAGACCCGACAGGATGGTGCCGACGAGGCCGCCGAGACTCACGAAGCAGCTCAGCGCGAGCACGAGGCTGATGACCAGGGCGACGATCGCGTGCGTCCTGACACCCTCGACGTTGCGAGGCGGCGGGGCCCCGTGGCCCTGTCCCTGCCCGTACCCCTGCCCGTACCCCTGTCCGTAGCCCTGCCCGTAGGGCTGCTCGCCGTATCCCTGCCCGTATCCCTGGTCGGCGTAGCCGGGGGTCTGGCCGTAGCCCGGGGCCTGGCCGTAGTCGGGCTGGGTGTATCCGGGCTGGTGACTCTGCTGGGTCTGCTCGTAGCCGTACGGCTGCCGGTCGTGACCCGGGGTCTGGCCCGGCCCCGTGGTGTAGGGGCTCTTCCAGTCGTCCGGGTTGGTGCTGGGGCCTTCGGAGTGACCGCTGCTCACTGGGGATCTCTCGCTTCTATGGAGCTCAGAACGTCAACTGATATCACGATATGGGCCGTGAGCCGCGCGCCACAGGCGAATGGACTCGGTCGCGTCCCGGCGGCTGGAACCCGGAGGAGACCCGGAGAAGGACCCTCGCGCCCCGGCGAGCGAGGCGGCGGGCGACGCGCCGTCGCCGGACCCCGGACCGCCGGCCGAGCTCGCGGCGGGCCCGTCCCGGAACCGAGACTACCTCGTGGCCTTCTCCGGCACACCGGGGTCGGGGACGAGCCTTCCCGATCTCCATGGGACCGGCAGGAGGCATCTCAGACGATGTCGGCTATGCCGGTGATGCGGTGCAGGGCGAAGCGGTGCACCGCCGCCCGCGTCTCGTCGTAGGCGGTGAGATAACCGCCCTCCATCCGGGCGGGTTCGAGGATCCGGCTGGTGGCGTTGCCCTGGGAGTCGAGGTAGCCGATCCAGACCTGTGACCCCTGCCGGATGGCCTCACGCAGGGCGGTGATCGTGGCGGTGGCGGGGGAGCGCGGCACCTGGCCGCCGGGGGCGGCCACCGGGGCGCGGCGGGCCTGGTGCGCGGCGTCCCCCGCGCGCACCGCGCGCACCGCGGCCGCGACCACGTCGGCCTCGTGACCGCTGAACGTGACCGGGGAACGGCCCGCCGACGTGGCCTCGGTCCGGCGGACGTCGAGCTGGGCGATGATCACGTCACCGTCGAGCGACTCGGCCGCCGGCGCGTAGCCCATCGCGCGCAGCGAGTCGACCAGCGCCGGCCGGGAGGACTTGGAGGCGATCACCGTGGGGGCGAGCCGCCGCAGCCGCAGCGGGATCGCCCGCTTGTCGGCCATCACCTCGTCGAGCAGGGAGGAGTCGTCGCAGCGCACGTACGCGCTCGCCGTGCCGACGCGCATCCGGCCGTGGCGCCTGGCCACGTCGGTGACCAGGTAGCTGAGCGGCTGCGGCACGGGTGTGGTCGAGTGGCGCTCCAGCATGGCCAGCAGCTCGTCGGCGCCCTGCCCGGCGTCCAGGGCCCGCCGGATCGAGCGCTCGTCGAAGCGGTAGACCGTCGCGCCGCCGGTCGACTCCACCTCGGCCGCCACCGCGAGCCACCGCCTCAGGTCGCCGGTGAGCGGCCCGGGGGCGACCGCGGTCAGGTCGGCCTGGAGGAGCACGTGGTCGAGCGGCTCGGGCAGGAGCGGGAGCAGCAGGTGGGCGGCGGACAGCGGACGGCCGCCACCGGAACCGGCCGGGGCGCCGGAGCCGCCGGGGGAGTCGGCGAGCAGGGCGCGGCCGTGGCCCGCGAGCGCCCCGAGCCCGGTGACGCCGATCTGCTCGGCCTCGCGCAAGGTGAACTCCACCAGCTGGTCGCGGTGGCCTCCGCGACGGCGGGGCTGCTCCCAGGCCAGGCGCGCGCGTACCGCGTCGAGGGTGGGCGCCACCCCCGGCGTCGAGGCGAGCATGCCCAGGGTCGTGGCGCGGACCTCGGCGGCGGCCGGTCGGCGCAGGTCGGGATGGAGGGCGTTGAGCAGCCGGTCGCGCTCGTCGCGCTCGCCGATGACCCCCGGCACCCGGTCCATGGTGAGCCAGGCCGTGGCCAGCATCACCCAGCGGTCCTCCGTGGCCTTCACCCGCCAGCCGTCGTAGACGGGGGTGGGCATCCAGTCGCCGTCGACCGTGCCGCTCGCCGCGACCAGCCCCGCCGCGTACGACACCTCGATGATCAGCCCCGTCACCCACTCGGGCAGGTCGAGCAGGCCGGCGGTCCGCTTGAGGTCGCGCACGGCCAGGCCGCCGCTGCGGAGCACGCCGGGCGGGTCGGCGCTCCAGCGCTCGCACAGCTCCTCCACCGCGCGGGTGAACGTGAACGCCTGCCCGGCCGCGGTGCGCTCGGCGAGCCCTCGGTCGCGTTCGGCGCCCTCGGTCGCGGGAGGGAAGGGGGACAGGTCCCGGTGAACGCGGCCGCCGCGCAGGAACAGGGCGACCTCGCGGGGCAGCACCACGGTCTCCTCGCCGGTGGCGGCGAGCAGGGCCCGGGAGAGGAGCTGCTCGATCGGCGACTGGGCGGTGGCGGCCCGCACCTCGCGGCGGGCGTTGGGCACCCGGCCGCTGGCCGGGCCCCAGACCAGCTCGTTGAGCGCGGACCGCGCCTGCGGCGAGACCTCCTCGATCAGCCGTCCGACGATTTCCCCGTCGCCGAGCAGCGCGGCGAGTGTCTCCTTGGTGGCGCCCTCGATCTCGCCGCCCTCGCCCGCGACGTCCTGGACCAGCTCGGCCAGCCGCTCGGCGGGGTGGTGCCTGAACGCCTCCACGGCGGGCGGGCCGAGCCCGGCGGGAGCGTCGAGCACCTCCCGCACCCCGGGCGCCGGAGCCAGGGCGCGGTCGGGCCCGTAAATCAGGGCCATGGTGCGCAGCCGCTCGACAGTCTCCTTGAGAGCGCTCTGGAACCCCGGATCGGCCGTCCCCGGAAGGGCTCGGGCCATCTGGGCGCGCAGTGACCTGTAAGCGACCGGGCCGGGAAGCACGGCCAGTGTCTCCACGACCGCGAGCGTGAACCGGTCGAGCCGGTCGAGTGCCCTGCCCACCGCCGACGGGCTGCTCGCCCGCCCGGCGAGCCCCTCCAGGTGCGCGGGCACGGGGGTGATGAGCTCGGGTCGTACGGAGACGAGAGCCCGCAACCGGTCATCGCTCCGGCCGCGCAGCCACTCGGTGAACTCCGTGCTCATTCCGCCAATGGTAGGAGGCTTGACCGACATCGCGCGGCCTGGGGGAATTCCGTGATCGCGCGAAGAGGGTCGATCGATCATGTGAGGGGCGGTGAATGGGGGAAGAAGCTCACGAGCGAGGCGATGTCGAGAGAGGATGGCCAGTGTGATCGAGCGTGCGGACCAGCTCGTCCTGGACTACGTCAGCAAGGCGGCCGACGCGGCCCACGGTGTGCTGCAGCCGAGGCAGCGGATCGACTTCGTGGCGGTGCTGCGCAGGCGGATCGACGCCGAGCGCGCGGGGACGGACGACCCGGCCGCCGTGGCGAGGGTCCTGGCCCGGTTCGGCGACCCCGCCGTGCTGGTCCACCGCGAGCTGCGCCGCCTGGGCAGGGATGCGCCCTCCCCCTCCCCCTCCGCGGAGATTCCACCGGGGCGCCCCGAGCCGCGGGCCTCCGAGGGGATCTCTCAGGGGTTGCGGGGCCTGCGAGGTCTGTGGGGCTCCCGGGGCGGGAGTGAAGGCTCCGGTGCGGTTCCCAGGCCCCGGGAGGAGGATCCCAGCGGGACTCCCGGTGGCGTCGCCCGCGCCTCGGGCGTCACCCCTGCCGCCCCTCCCGTGGCCGCGGTGCCTCTCGCCGCCCCCACCCCGGAGGGTCCAGGCCCCGAGAACCCCGCTCCCGCCCCGGAGGGTGCCGTTCCCGAGGACCCCGCTCCCGCCTCAGAGGGTGTCGTTTCCCAAGACCCCGCTCCCACCTCGAAGGAGCCCGTCCCCGGCAATCCCGTCTCGCCGCCTCCCCGCCGGCCCGTGCGGGGGCATCCGTACGCCTCGGCGGGAGCTCATCCCGATGCCGGTGAACCCCGGCAGGATCGCCCAGAGCAGGACCCCCCTGCGGCGGATCACCCTCAGCCGGAGCACCCCGAGCGGGACCGTCCTGACATCTCAGGCGATAGCCGCCCGGTGAGCGGGGAAGACGCCGCGGACGAGTGGGAGGACGCGGTGGAGAGCGACCCGCCGACCGAGGAGATCCCACCCGTACAGGACCCTCTGCCGCCGCCGGTGGCACAGCGGGAGGCACCGGACAGGCCGCGGGAGTCACAGGAGCAGCCTGAGGAGGATCGCCCGGAGGTGCCCGGCGAAAGGCCGGGAGGCCCGGAGGCCCGTCCGGGGCTTCCACCCGGGGCGGCCAGGGGCATGCGGGAGGCCGAGGAGCGGCTGGCCAGGAAGCGGGCGCGCGACCGGCCCGACTGGCTGCGTCGGCGACGTCCGGCCCGGTCGAGGGAGGACGTCGTCCCCGGCACCCAGGACGCCCGGACGGTCCTGCTGAGCCACCGGCGCGAGATGGTCGGCCTGGCCCTGCTCGCCCTGGCCGGTCTGCTGGTCCCCTTCCCGCTCGCCCCGATCGCGATCTTCAGGATCCCGGTGCTGGTCTGGGCCGTCGCGGTGCTCGTCGTGATCGCCTGCGAGAACTGGCACACCTCCGACAAGGCGCTGGGGCTGGCCGCTCCGATCGTGAGCTACACCCTCGGCGGCGGCCTGGTCGCCCTCGTACGGGCCAGGAACGACCTCGGCACGGTGGTGGACGAGTTCTTCACCATCAGCGGGCTCATGTTCCTGCTGGGTACGGCGTGGGCCGTCTTCTGGCTGGCCTACCGGTTGCTCAACCCTCCGATCCCCGTGGGAAGGGGAGTCCGCCGGCCCGGGTGACGACGTTGGGATCCTTACGGCCTCCGGTCTCGCCCGGGGTGGCCCACCCGGTGGCTCGCCGGCCGCCGGGTCCGTCAGCCGACGGCCTGGACCGCGGGGCGGGGCAGCAGGCCGAGGGCGAGGCGTACCCAGGAGGCGACGAAGCGGTCGCGCTCCACCCGGCCGGGAGGCTCGCCCACGGTCTCCTCGAACAGCTGGTACTGGATCACCGCGCCGCCGAGCACGGCACCGATGGCGGGCCAGTCGGCGGCGGTCCCGGCGTACTCGGGCTGGGCGCGGAACCACGTGGTGATCGCGTCGAACATGGGCTGCAGCAGACCTTCGCGCACGGTCGCGACCAGCTCGGGGAACTGGCTCAGGTCGCGGAAGAAGACGCGCGTCAGCTCCCTCTCCTCGCGGACCTTGGCCAGCCCCGACCTGCACAGGTGGGCCAGCCGCTCCTCGACGCCGGTCGAGGTGTCGACGACGCTGAGCTCGGTCAGGGTCCCGGCGATCTGTGTTCGCGTCCTGGTGGCGTGCTCGTTCATCGCCGCGGCCAGCACCTCGTACTTGGACTTGAAGTGCCGGTAGAGGCCACCGGCGCCCGGCGACAGCCCGGAGGCGGCCTCGATCTCGGCCACCGAGGTCGCCGCGTAGCCCCGTTCGGCGAACAGGCGCAGGGCCTCGTCGATGATCCGCTCGCGCGTCGATCTGGTCATTCTCTGCCGATACCTCCTCCGTGACCTTATCCAGTGCCCTCCGCGCCGGATCGCACCGCATCGCGCCTGTCCCGGCCCGCCCACGTCCGGCCCCGTCCCGGGCCGAAGACCCGCCGCCTGGAGAACCGGCGGGGAGGTGCCGGCTCATCTTCCGGATAAGTAAATCTTTTCGCGAAGGCTTCAGTAGTGGGGGGTCTCACACACAACGCTTGTGATTAGCCATGTTTAGGGGGATTTGGCATTCTTTGAGGGCTTCTCGGAGAATCCTCTTCGCGGAGCCGACAAGGAGCGGTGAGTGACCTGATGAACTCCGTGGGATTCGACCTCGATCTGACGCTCGCCGACACGCGCGC
This region of Streptosporangium sp. NBC_01495 genomic DNA includes:
- a CDS encoding cold-shock protein produces the protein MAQGTVKWFNADKGYGFIAVDGGKDVFVHYSAIMMDGYRALEQGQRVEFEITQGQKGPQAESVRAV
- the groL gene encoding chaperonin GroEL (60 kDa chaperone family; promotes refolding of misfolded polypeptides especially under stressful conditions; forms two stacked rings of heptamers to form a barrel-shaped 14mer; ends can be capped by GroES; misfolded proteins enter the barrel where they are refolded when GroES binds) translates to MAAKMIAFNEDARRGLERGMNQLADAVKVTLGPKGRNVVLEKKWGAPTITNDGVSIAKEIELEDPWEKIGAELVKEVAKKTDDVAGDGTTTATVLAQALVREGLRNVAAGANPMSLKKGIEAAVERVSEELSKLAKDVETKAQIASTASISAGDPQIGEMIAEAMDKVGKEGVITVEESNTFGLELELTEGMRFDKGLISMYFVTDPERMEAVLDDPYILVVNSKVAANKDLLPVLDKVVQAGKPLLIIAEDVEGEALATLVVNKIRGLFRSVAVKAPGFGDRRKAMLGDIGILTGAQVISEDLGLKLESTGLDQLGRARQVIVTKDETTIVDGAGDPEQIAGRVNQIRAEIENTDSDYDREKLQERLAKLAGGVAVIKAGAATEVELKERKHRIEDAVRNAKAAVEEGIVPGGGVALLQAGAKAFDKLELFGDEATGAAIVRKALEEPLKQIAVNAGLEGGVVVEKVRNLPPGEGLNAATGEYVNLFETGIIDPAKVTRSALQNAASIAALFLTTEAVIAEKPEKAGAAPAMPGGGDMDF
- a CDS encoding HelD family protein, which translates into the protein MPAHQLAPDITDDPARILAAEREHLATSRAALRAMREHARSLSSDAAGDWVSQQILQALLDQRVEALADHSGTPLFFGRLDRQAGDDLPGTVYVGRRHVHDDSSRPLVIDWRAPVSRAFYQASPSDPMRVALRRRFGYRGGDLTAYEDERLDQGGAALAQSRILTEEIERPRSGPMRDIVATIQPDQDEIVRSDLGRTVCVQGAPGTGKTAVGLHRAAYLLFTHRERLARSGVMIVGPNRAFLSYISSVLPALGEVKVDQTTAAGILGDHSTPEDPAVSTVKGDARIVPVLGRALWMHVVKPTEGVLFTKGINRYRVADHEVREIVAALRGTTRYGPGRATLAQRLAHLVLVRMEQRGESPDDRVQDAVARSKPVRQLVDLVWPKLTPQQVLHRLFSDPAFLAAAAKDDLTAEEQSLLLWAKPAKSFRSAKWSAADGALMDELADMIERTVPLGHLVVDEAQDLSAMQLRALGRRCRTGSATVLGDLAQGTTPWSARSWTEVLTHLGFEDGAVTELTLGFRVPREVLDYAARLLPFVAPDLAAPRSLRPGAGSLSVRPAPDLAASLARAADEALAREGSIGVIVPDASVGAVSEALSHLEHRVLGPDTVDDHRLLVIPASLAKGLEYDHVIVAEPADIVDAEPRGLARLYVVLTRAVTSLTVLHSRPLPAQLG
- a CDS encoding DNA repair helicase XPB gives rise to the protein MTDGPLIVQSDKTLLLEVDHERAGECRKAIAPFAELERAPEHVHTYRITPLALWNARAAGHDAEQVIDALIAHSRYPVPHALLVDVAETMSRYGRLRLEKHPVHGLALTSTDKAVLEEVLRAKKIQPLLGERLGDDGVAVHPSERGNIKQHLLKLGWPAEDLAGYVDGEHHPIALTEDGWELRTYQREAAEAFWHGGSGVVVLPCGAGKTIVGAAAMAQAKATTLILVTNTVSAHQWKQELLKRTSLTEDEIGEYTGTKKEIRPVTIATYQVMTTRRQGVYRHLELFDARDWGLVVYDEVHLLPAPIFRMTADLQARRRVGLTATLVREDGREGDVFSLIGPKRYDAPWKEMENQGWIAPADCVEVRVTLTDEERLAYAMAESEERYRFCATTPSKTRVTEALVRRHLDEQVLVIGQYIDQLDELGEHLNAPVIKGETKIKERERLFQAFRDKEIQVLVVSKVANFSIDLPEAAVAIQVSGTFGSRQEEAQRLGRVLRPKADGGGARFYSVVSRDTVDQDFAAHRQRFLAEQGYAYQIIDADDVLAGE